The sequence ATCGAGGCCTGGAGGGTCGGCATCATGTTCTTAATGTTCTCGACGGTCGCGATGACGTTGGCGCCAGGCTGGCGCTGGATCGGCAGGATGATCGCCCGGTCCTGGTTGTACCAGCCTGCGATCAAGTCGTTCTCGGCCGCGCTGATCACGCGGCCGACGTCACGAACACGAACCGTCGCTCCATTGCGATAGGCGAGGATCAGATTGGCGTAGTCGTCGGCCTTGAGCAGCTGATCGTTGGTATTGAGCGTGTAGGTCAGGCGCGGGCTGTTGAGGGTGCCTTTGGGCAAGTCGACGTTGGCCTGTCCCAGTACCGTGCGTACGTCCTCAAGGCTGATGCCGCGAGCAGCGAGCGCCTGCGGATCGAGCTGCACGCGAATCGCGGGCTTCTGCTGACCTGCAATACCCACGAGACCAACGCCAGATATTTGCGAGATCTTTTGCAGCAGGATGTTTTCTGCATAGGCGTCAACTGTCGTCAGCGGCAGGCTGTCAGAGGTCAAGGCGAGTACCAGGATTGGCGTGTCGGCTGGATTCACCTTACGGATCGTGGGCGGATACGGCATGTTCAGGGGTAGCTGCGCTTGCGCAGCGTTGATAGCCGAGAGCGTGTCGCTCACTGCTCCATCGATGGCCCGGCTCAAATCGAACTGCAGCGTGACCTGGACAAAGCCAAGCGCACTCGCCGACGTCATTTGGGTGAGGCCCGGGATCTGACCGAACTGCAGTTCGAGCGGCGTCGCCACTGAAGATGCCATTGTCTGCGGATCAGCGCCTGGCAATCGCGCCGTGACCTGGAGGGTCGGGAAATTGACGTTGGGCAGTGAGGCCACCGGCAAGAGTGGGTAGCTCACCAGGCCTCCGACCAGCAATCCGACCATCAGAAGAGCGGTAGCGATCGGCCGATGGATGAACGGCGCGGATATGTTCATGGAATCGGCGCCTGTTGGGCGGTCTGTGCGATGGCCTCATCCGCCGCCGTTCCGTGCAGCAGCGTAACACGCGTGCCCGGTTGCAGCCTGTATTGTCCGTCGACCACGACCTGCTCGTTTGCCGTAAGACCGGCATCGATGAGCGCCTGGCCGCCGCCGATCTGCGTGACCTTGACCGGCCGGATCTGGACCGTGCTGTCGGGATTGATGGCGTAGACATAGGCTCCATTCGGCCCCTGCTGAACGGCCGAGGCGGCAACGGTCAGGCCATTGTGTCTCGTATCGACGAGTAGTCGGGCATTGACGAGTTGGCCCGGCCAGAGCCGGTGCGATTGGTTGGCAAAATTCGCTTTGAGTTGAATCGAACCCGTTGTCTGCAGGATCTCGTTGTTGATAAGACCAAGGAAGCCTTGGTCGAGCAGGATTGTATTGTCCTGGCTGTAGGCTAGGACCGGGAGCGGGGCGTTGGTCCTTTGCTGTTGCTGCTGGATTTGCGGGAGAACAGTCTCGGGAAGCGTGAAGATCAGCGAGATCGGATTGATTTGGGTGACGACGACGAGTCCATTCGTGGTGGACGGGCTGATGATGTTGCCGACGTCTATCTGACGTATCCCGACGACACCGTCGATCGGGGAGGTGAGGCGGGTGTAGCCGAGTTGCACGTTCGCGGCATCGATCAACGCTTGATCGGTTTTGATGGCCGCCTGGAGTTGGCGGACCTGCGCCTTTT comes from Bradyrhizobium diazoefficiens and encodes:
- a CDS encoding efflux RND transporter periplasmic adaptor subunit, translated to MNKKVIVPAALLLAAVAAGGILFFTRADPVEATATPAAPPAVPVVGGVVAQHDVPIYLSGVGTVIAYNTDVVRAQIQGELVSINFTEGQAVHAGDLLAQIDPRPYQAMVEQYTGNLQRDEAQLANAQANLIRYNALGKNGWATPQLIETQKAQVRQLQAAIKTDQALIDAANVQLGYTRLTSPIDGVVGIRQIDVGNIISPSTTNGLVVVTQINPISLIFTLPETVLPQIQQQQQRTNAPLPVLAYSQDNTILLDQGFLGLINNEILQTTGSIQLKANFANQSHRLWPGQLVNARLLVDTRHNGLTVAASAVQQGPNGAYVYAINPDSTVQIRPVKVTQIGGGQALIDAGLTANEQVVVDGQYRLQPGTRVTLLHGTAADEAIAQTAQQAPIP